One region of Acaryochloris thomasi RCC1774 genomic DNA includes:
- a CDS encoding type II toxin-antitoxin system HicB family antitoxin, translated as MKYRGYEVTVEFDAEDRIFFGRVVGTRDVIVFDGQTVDELESSFQAVIDEYLEDCQRVGKDPDKPCSGRFNLRIPPELHRKAVQKAQIKGVSLNTLVEQVLSQSL; from the coding sequence ATGAAATATAGGGGATATGAGGTGACTGTTGAGTTTGATGCTGAAGATCGTATTTTCTTCGGTCGAGTGGTTGGCACCAGAGATGTAATTGTTTTTGATGGTCAAACAGTAGACGAGCTGGAATCATCCTTTCAGGCTGTCATTGATGAGTATCTAGAAGATTGTCAACGCGTCGGTAAAGATCCAGATAAGCCTTGTTCAGGCCGCTTCAATCTGAGAATTCCGCCTGAATTGCATCGAAAAGCCGTCCAAAAGGCTCAGATTAAGGGCGTCAGTCTTAATACGCTCGTAGAGCAAGTTTTATCTCAATCGCTTTGA
- a CDS encoding type II toxin-antitoxin system HicA family toxin, with translation MNSKQRKTLTAIFAKPIRRNISWPDVVNLIKGLGGDVLQGSGSRARFDLNSVALNIHSPHPGNELKRYQVQAVRDFLTKAGIKDEI, from the coding sequence ATGAACAGCAAGCAGCGAAAAACGCTAACGGCAATTTTTGCAAAACCGATTCGCAGAAATATCTCATGGCCTGATGTCGTTAATTTGATCAAGGGACTGGGCGGGGATGTCCTGCAAGGGAGTGGTTCACGAGCGCGCTTCGATCTTAATAGCGTTGCCTTAAATATTCATTCTCCTCATCCTGGGAATGAGCTAAAGCGTTATCAAGTTCAGGCTGTACGTGATTTTCTAACAAAGGCAGGTATCAAAGATGAAATATAG
- a CDS encoding serine/threonine protein kinase, whose translation MLKTLHSADEIVLGRYRIVTLIGQGSSGTTYEVEDLETYQRVALKAMSFRGMQNWKQLELFEREAQVLSCLKHPAIPQYLNYFQIDSEHDRLFYIAQALAPGKSLATLIEEGWCPNPAEVQRIARMTLNILIYLHGLTPPVVHRDIKPQNIVYSNDGHIHLVDFGAVQAVLRNTTVHGSTIVGTYGYMAPEQLQGQAYGATDLYALGATLLFLLTHICPGDLPQKRLKLLFREHLQGQIEPSFADWLDQMINPHLEDRFPTAQEALNALDQAPLRFMAPVLTRGELSQPVGSLVQLQRTNA comes from the coding sequence GTGTTGAAGACCCTGCACTCTGCCGATGAGATTGTCCTTGGCCGCTACCGCATCGTTACTCTAATCGGACAGGGCAGTTCTGGTACAACCTATGAAGTGGAGGATCTTGAGACCTATCAGCGGGTAGCTCTTAAGGCTATGTCCTTCCGAGGGATGCAGAATTGGAAGCAGTTGGAGCTGTTTGAACGTGAAGCTCAAGTACTCTCATGTCTGAAGCATCCCGCGATTCCTCAATATTTGAATTACTTCCAGATTGATAGTGAGCATGATCGCCTCTTCTATATCGCCCAAGCTTTAGCTCCAGGCAAGTCGCTGGCGACTCTCATTGAAGAAGGCTGGTGTCCAAATCCGGCTGAGGTTCAACGCATTGCTCGTATGACTCTCAACATCCTGATTTATTTGCATGGTTTAACGCCACCCGTTGTCCATCGGGATATTAAGCCCCAAAACATTGTGTATAGCAATGATGGTCACATCCATCTGGTAGATTTTGGAGCTGTTCAAGCTGTGCTTCGCAACACAACAGTTCACGGCAGTACGATTGTAGGCACCTACGGTTATATGGCACCCGAGCAATTACAAGGACAAGCCTATGGTGCAACTGATCTTTATGCTTTAGGAGCAACTCTACTCTTTTTATTGACTCATATCTGTCCAGGAGATCTTCCGCAGAAGCGCCTCAAGCTGTTGTTTAGAGAACATTTACAGGGGCAAATTGAGCCAAGCTTTGCAGATTGGCTTGATCAAATGATCAACCCCCATCTTGAAGATCGCTTTCCGACCGCACAGGAAGCATTAAATGCATTAGACCAAGCTCCTCTTCGGTTCATGGCCCCCGTTTTGACAAGAGGTGAACTGAGTCAACCCGTTGGTAGCTTGGTTCAGCTTCAGAGAACAAACGCATGA
- a CDS encoding addiction module antidote protein: MKLRDISETFEADLQDSEFVQVYLEEAMHDGTPNLLVALRNVIQANEGMADIAQEVGVGRESLYKTLSETGNPHFATIEKVIKALGLRLTIAPAAMAKASSI; encoded by the coding sequence ATGAAATTGAGAGATATCTCCGAGACTTTTGAGGCAGACCTGCAAGACTCTGAGTTTGTTCAGGTGTATTTAGAGGAAGCCATGCATGATGGCACACCTAATCTTCTCGTAGCTCTACGAAATGTAATTCAGGCCAATGAGGGCATGGCAGACATCGCTCAAGAAGTCGGTGTCGGGCGTGAAAGTCTATACAAAACTCTCTCAGAAACTGGGAACCCCCACTTTGCAACGATAGAGAAAGTAATCAAGGCTCTGGGACTGAGATTGACTATCGCTCCAGCGGCAATGGCGAAAGCTTCATCAATCTGA
- a CDS encoding ABC transporter ATP-binding protein: MDAIATLKNVYYLYPKSTAPVLKDISLEIYRGEFLGIIGPTGAGKSTLCLTLNGIVPQFYGGRFFGHISIAGKDTLSHPISDLARHVAAVFEDPEVQLTATSVENEIAFALENLKVPAPEIRARIPRVLAAVRLEGTEDKHPQDLSGGQKQRLAIASALALQPDLLILDEPTSQLDPVGAEEVFATVKHLNQTLGVTVVMVSHAAEEMATYADRLALLSDGQLQVTGAPSEIYGQFAPLQSLGLRPPQVTQTMAQINEPALQEMPVTLSEGLEALEKLIRLRDLSPAPKAEKSSPRGAPPQISVRNLSHTYTDGTQALTDISLDIFPGEYLLIAGQNGAGKSTLVKHFLNLLKPTSGNVMLGQQSTAQLKMSELARRIGYVAQNPDNQIFNSTVEKEVTYALRNLGYDSGTIQQRATESLAAMNLLEERQVHPLSLPKGDRARIVIAAILAMEPEIIILDEPTIGQDDRGANAILEVSRQLHEMGKTLIVITHHLHLMPDYAERAVIMGQGTVLLDTSLREAYHQTEILKSTFLAPPQAVLLAQHLGRLTEKDYPLLTPAEVASCFR, translated from the coding sequence ATGGATGCGATCGCAACCCTCAAAAATGTCTACTACCTTTATCCCAAGTCCACAGCCCCGGTTCTGAAAGATATTTCCCTAGAGATCTATCGAGGAGAGTTTCTAGGTATCATTGGCCCCACAGGAGCGGGGAAAAGCACCCTTTGCCTGACGCTCAATGGAATTGTGCCGCAGTTCTATGGCGGTCGTTTTTTCGGTCACATCTCCATCGCAGGCAAAGATACCCTCAGCCATCCGATTAGCGATCTTGCGCGACACGTTGCCGCTGTCTTCGAAGATCCTGAAGTACAGCTCACGGCGACCTCAGTAGAAAATGAAATTGCCTTTGCCTTAGAGAATCTCAAGGTTCCAGCGCCTGAGATTCGAGCTAGGATTCCCCGCGTGTTGGCAGCGGTGAGATTGGAAGGGACGGAAGATAAGCATCCGCAGGATTTGTCGGGGGGGCAAAAACAGAGACTTGCGATCGCATCTGCCCTAGCCCTCCAGCCCGATCTCCTCATTCTTGATGAACCGACCTCCCAGCTTGACCCTGTTGGGGCCGAAGAAGTCTTCGCCACCGTCAAGCATCTTAATCAAACCCTAGGCGTCACCGTCGTCATGGTCAGCCACGCCGCTGAAGAGATGGCAACCTACGCAGATCGCCTTGCGCTGCTCTCTGACGGGCAACTTCAGGTCACCGGAGCGCCCTCAGAAATTTATGGTCAGTTTGCGCCTTTGCAGTCTCTGGGACTTCGGCCCCCTCAGGTGACGCAGACGATGGCCCAGATTAATGAACCGGCCTTGCAAGAGATGCCTGTCACTCTCTCGGAGGGCCTGGAAGCTCTAGAGAAATTGATCCGTCTGCGGGACTTATCTCCAGCCCCGAAAGCTGAGAAGTCTTCTCCCAGAGGTGCCCCCCCCCAAATCTCAGTGCGGAATTTAAGCCATACCTATACTGACGGTACGCAAGCGCTCACGGATATTTCTTTGGACATCTTTCCGGGTGAATATCTGTTGATTGCTGGCCAGAACGGAGCCGGTAAAAGCACGCTAGTGAAGCACTTTCTCAATTTGCTCAAGCCTACGTCTGGGAACGTAATGCTGGGGCAGCAGTCCACCGCGCAGCTAAAGATGAGTGAGTTAGCGCGCCGGATTGGCTATGTGGCGCAGAATCCAGACAACCAGATTTTTAACTCTACCGTTGAGAAAGAAGTCACCTATGCGCTGCGGAATCTAGGCTATGACTCGGGAACGATTCAGCAGCGAGCGACGGAGAGTTTAGCTGCGATGAATTTGCTCGAAGAGCGTCAGGTTCATCCGCTTTCGCTGCCGAAGGGCGATCGTGCCCGGATCGTGATTGCTGCCATCTTGGCAATGGAGCCAGAGATCATCATTTTGGATGAACCCACTATTGGTCAGGATGATCGCGGAGCCAATGCAATCTTGGAGGTGAGTCGGCAGCTTCATGAGATGGGCAAGACGCTGATTGTAATTACTCACCATCTGCATCTAATGCCAGACTATGCTGAGCGGGCCGTCATTATGGGGCAGGGGACAGTCTTGCTTGATACGTCACTGCGAGAGGCTTACCACCAGACTGAGATTCTGAAATCTACTTTCTTAGCGCCTCCCCAAGCTGTTTTGCTAGCGCAGCATCTAGGCCGACTGACAGAGAAAGATTATCCTTTGCTAACCCCTGCTGAGGTGGCTAGTTGTTTTCGCTAA